Proteins from a genomic interval of Verrucomicrobiota bacterium:
- a CDS encoding DUF1638 domain-containing protein has translation MSRRGAIAQPNRSRIPDPGLHDEPCSGREQLQTRIDAVPDGKYDAILVGYGFCGGIINGLTTPHTPLVIPRAHDCITLFLGSRHRYAQAIADQPGAYYYTSGWLECVRRRGEKTPPSQTMFLPTRAALSGNASAACEMWVKKFGEDQARYLSQVMDQWTSTYTHGVLIDFEFSRPLRLRDQVEAMCVKRGWQFREMEGDLRLLQRWLNADWPPEDFLVVPPGQKVAPSYDPDVVKAEAAESLCK, from the coding sequence TTGTCACGCCGCGGCGCAATCGCCCAACCTAATCGATCTCGAATTCCTGACCCAGGCCTTCACGACGAGCCGTGCTCAGGCCGGGAGCAACTCCAGACGCGCATTGACGCGGTGCCGGACGGAAAGTATGACGCCATTCTCGTCGGCTACGGATTTTGCGGCGGGATCATCAACGGTTTGACGACGCCACACACGCCGCTGGTCATCCCGCGCGCGCATGATTGCATCACGTTGTTTCTCGGCTCGCGGCATCGTTACGCTCAGGCCATCGCGGATCAACCCGGCGCTTACTATTATACGTCCGGCTGGCTGGAGTGCGTGCGGCGCCGGGGGGAGAAGACGCCGCCCAGCCAAACCATGTTTCTGCCTACCCGGGCCGCGTTGAGCGGAAATGCCAGCGCGGCCTGTGAGATGTGGGTGAAAAAATTTGGTGAAGATCAGGCGCGGTACCTCTCGCAAGTCATGGACCAATGGACCTCAACCTACACTCACGGGGTGTTAATCGATTTTGAATTTTCCCGGCCTTTGCGCTTGCGCGATCAAGTCGAGGCGATGTGTGTGAAACGCGGCTGGCAGTTCCGGGAAATGGAAGGCGACCTCCGTCTGCTCCAGCGCTGGCTGAACGCGGATTGGCCACCCGAAGATTTCCTGGTCGTCCCGCCAGGCCAGAAAGTGGCGCCCAGTTACGACCCGGACGTGGTCAAGGCGGAGGCGGCGGAGTCTCTGTGCAAGTAG
- a CDS encoding DUF362 domain-containing protein: MKAHPSISRREWLAAAAAGLSLHQLSRAAQVSSGTEKSKLGMPGLFPGRVAAVSHPGCIVNGEFQTEPIRRMMDSGMLELTEAPDIPSAWKLFFERGDVVGIKVNPVGSPHVISCPQVLHKIIEGLQSAGVRKEDIVVYDRYRAQFLKAGFRDWLPEGVRWSSATEDYDNIQQAIAGYDPDVYLDFPVTLPGYDISNVVARRSHAAKFITKEVNKLINLAVLKDHQSAGVTLALKNLSHGLVNNVSRSHGSTSNNVCGAFIPAVVSLPVIRNKAVLHVLDGIQGLYHGGPSARPQFVWEHRTLYFATDPVALDHIGWKEIDKKRVAVGKKRLVEDTPDRFSTFVHRQPEHVEIAGAMGLGVWDEKKIQKIDMALTG; the protein is encoded by the coding sequence ATGAAAGCTCACCCAAGTATCTCACGCAGGGAATGGTTGGCCGCGGCCGCGGCTGGACTTAGCCTCCACCAATTGAGCCGGGCCGCGCAGGTTTCTTCAGGCACCGAGAAATCCAAACTCGGCATGCCGGGCCTGTTTCCGGGACGCGTCGCCGCCGTCTCGCATCCGGGTTGCATCGTCAACGGCGAATTCCAAACTGAACCCATCCGCCGCATGATGGACTCTGGGATGTTGGAACTCACCGAAGCGCCGGACATTCCTTCCGCGTGGAAACTGTTCTTCGAGCGCGGCGACGTCGTCGGCATCAAAGTGAATCCCGTCGGCTCACCGCACGTCATCAGTTGCCCGCAAGTGCTGCACAAGATCATCGAAGGCCTGCAATCGGCAGGCGTGCGCAAAGAAGACATCGTCGTTTACGATCGCTACCGGGCGCAGTTTCTCAAGGCGGGCTTCCGCGATTGGCTGCCCGAAGGCGTTCGCTGGTCGTCGGCCACGGAAGATTACGATAACATTCAACAAGCGATCGCGGGTTACGATCCGGATGTTTATCTGGATTTCCCCGTGACGCTTCCCGGCTACGACATCAGCAACGTCGTCGCGCGCCGCTCGCACGCGGCGAAGTTCATCACCAAAGAAGTGAACAAGCTCATCAATCTGGCGGTGCTGAAGGATCATCAATCCGCCGGCGTGACGCTGGCGTTGAAAAATCTTTCGCACGGCCTGGTCAACAACGTCAGCCGGAGTCACGGCTCCACCTCGAATAATGTTTGCGGCGCGTTCATTCCCGCCGTGGTCTCATTGCCTGTGATTCGGAACAAAGCCGTTTTGCACGTCCTGGATGGCATCCAGGGCCTCTATCACGGCGGGCCGAGCGCGCGCCCCCAATTTGTTTGGGAGCATCGCACGCTCTACTTCGCCACCGACCCGGTCGCGCTCGACCACATCGGCTGGAAGGAAATCGACAAGAAGAGAGTCGCGGTGGGCAAGAAGCGGCTCGTGGAAGACACCCCGGACCGGTTCAGCACCTTCGTGCACCGTCAACCCGAACATGTCGAGATTGCCGGTGCGATGGGATTAGGCGTCTGGGATGAAAAGAAGATTCAGAAGATCGACATGGCCCTGACGGGCTAA